Proteins encoded by one window of Amaranthus tricolor cultivar Red isolate AtriRed21 chromosome 4, ASM2621246v1, whole genome shotgun sequence:
- the LOC130810976 gene encoding uncharacterized protein LOC130810976, with protein sequence MKAAQDRQKSYADLRRKPLAFEVGDKVLLKVSPMKGVMRFGKKGKLSPKYIGPYEILERIGTVAYRSTLPPELSKVHDVFHVSQLRRYISDPSHVIPTESVEVEPNLT encoded by the coding sequence ATGAAGGCTGCACAGGACAGACAAAAGTCGTATGCCGATCTTCGCAGGAAACCTCTAGCATTCGAAGTTGGAGATAAGGTCCTGCTGAAAGTGTCACCGATGAAAGGGGTAATGAGGTTCGGTAAGAAAGGGAAACTAAGCCCTAAATATATCGGGCCATACGAGATACTAGAGCGAATAGGTACAGTTGCTTACAGATCGACACTACCGCCAGAACTATCTAAAGTGCATGACGTGTTTCACGTATCTCAGCTGCGAAGGTATATCAGTGATCCATCACACGTCATTCCTACAGAGTCAGTAGAAGTAGAACCAAACCTGACTTAA